From one Gallionella capsiferriformans ES-2 genomic stretch:
- the recX gene encoding recombination regulator RecX gives MKKRPEISLRGRALQYLARREYTRAELAAKLRPYAQVEDDFEQVQPVDLESVLDGLVDSGYLSDERAATQILHARRPRFGTHRITHEMHQKGLSEELIAEALPVLKESELDTARDVWQRKFGILPHDAKEKAKQMRFLQSRGFGFDVIFKVLQATDEEN, from the coding sequence GTGAAGAAAAGGCCTGAAATTAGTTTACGCGGGCGCGCCTTGCAATATCTGGCGCGTCGCGAGTACACCCGTGCCGAACTGGCGGCAAAACTTCGACCCTACGCACAGGTCGAAGATGATTTTGAGCAAGTGCAACCCGTTGATCTAGAATCTGTCTTAGATGGCTTGGTAGACTCCGGCTACTTATCCGACGAGCGCGCTGCCACGCAGATTCTGCATGCCAGACGTCCTCGTTTCGGTACTCATCGTATTACCCATGAAATGCATCAGAAGGGCTTGAGTGAAGAGCTGATCGCAGAGGCGTTGCCTGTCTTGAAGGAGTCAGAGCTTGATACGGCCCGCGATGTCTGGCAGCGAAAATTCGGCATACTGCCTCATGATGCAAAGGAAAAAGCAAAACAGATGCGCTTCTTGCAATCGCGCGGTTTCGGTTTTGATGTCATTTTCAAGGTATTGCAAGCGACTGACGAAGAGAATTGA
- the recA gene encoding recombinase RecA has translation MDENKSKALMAALSQIEKQFGKGSIMRLGENEVAQDIQVVSTGSLGLDIALGVGGLPRGRVIEIYGPESSGKTTLALQVIAEMQKLGGTAAFIDAEHALDPQYAQKLGVKVEDLLISQPDNGEQALEITDMLVRSASVDVVVIDSVAALTPKAEIEGEMGDSQMGLHARLMSQALRKLTANIKRSNTLVIFINQLRMKIGVMFGNPETTTGGNALKFYASVRLDIRRIGAIKKGDEVIGNETRVKVVKNKVAPPFKEALFDILYGEGTSREGEIIDLGVLHKLIEKSGSWYSYNGEKIGQGKDNVREFLRTRSEMAFEIENKIRTLVGVALIEAGESPKAAAKAKAAEKLALAGEEKA, from the coding sequence ATGGATGAGAATAAAAGCAAGGCGTTGATGGCGGCTTTAAGTCAGATCGAAAAGCAGTTCGGCAAAGGCTCGATCATGCGTCTGGGTGAAAACGAAGTTGCGCAGGATATACAGGTGGTATCGACCGGTTCATTGGGATTGGATATTGCGCTGGGTGTGGGCGGCTTGCCGCGCGGCCGCGTGATCGAAATCTACGGTCCTGAGTCCTCGGGTAAAACGACGCTAGCCTTGCAAGTTATCGCAGAAATGCAAAAGCTGGGCGGCACGGCGGCATTTATCGATGCGGAACACGCACTCGATCCGCAATACGCTCAAAAGCTCGGTGTTAAGGTTGAAGATCTGTTGATTTCGCAGCCGGACAATGGCGAGCAGGCGCTGGAAATTACCGACATGCTGGTGCGTTCAGCTTCTGTGGATGTGGTGGTCATCGACTCGGTTGCAGCGTTAACCCCAAAGGCTGAAATCGAAGGCGAAATGGGTGACTCGCAGATGGGGTTGCATGCACGATTGATGTCGCAAGCGCTGCGTAAGCTGACGGCTAATATCAAACGCTCCAACACGCTGGTGATCTTTATCAACCAGTTGCGTATGAAGATCGGCGTGATGTTCGGCAATCCTGAAACGACCACCGGCGGCAATGCGCTGAAATTTTATGCGTCGGTACGTCTGGATATTCGCCGCATCGGTGCGATCAAGAAGGGCGATGAGGTCATCGGTAACGAGACGCGTGTAAAAGTCGTCAAGAACAAGGTGGCACCGCCATTCAAGGAAGCCTTGTTCGATATCCTGTACGGTGAAGGGACATCCCGCGAAGGCGAAATTATTGATCTGGGCGTATTGCACAAGCTGATCGAAAAATCCGGTTCGTGGTACAGCTACAACGGCGAGAAAATCGGTCAGGGCAAAGACAATGTGCGTGAATTTTTGCGTACGCGTTCGGAAATGGCGTTCGAAATTGAAAACAAGATTCGCACCCTTGTCGGCGTTGCGCTAATCGAAGCCGGCGAGTCCCCGAAGGCGGCCGCCAAAGCCAAAGCGGCTGAAAAATTGGCACTGGCAGGTGAAGAAAAGGCCTGA
- a CDS encoding phosphomannomutase/phosphoglucomutase, giving the protein MNTIQREIFKAYDIRGIVGKTLTSCVVEAIGHAIGSEAIARNQHTIVIGRDGRLSGPQLSQALARGIQKSGIDVIDIGCVTTPMAYFAAFHLNTDCCVVLTGSHNPPDYNGLKIVLAGETLFGEAIQALRCRIEQNDLTAGCGSYSLQDISAAYLSRIACDVKPARPMKLTVDCGNGVAGAYAAELYRQLGCEVVELYCEVDGHFPNHHPDPSIPENLQDLIAAVKSNGSELGLAFDGDGDRLGVVTRTGDIIYPDRQLMLFAADMLSRNQGATVIFDIKSTRHLFDWVRSHGGVPIIWKTGHSLIKAKMRETGAQLAGEMTGHLFFQERWYGFDDGLYAGARLLEILSNGADPSAVLNALPDSCSTPELHIKTREGENHALLAELNKNARFTDALEIITIDGLRVEYKDGFGLARASNTTPAIVLRFEAETESALLRIQHEFRRLLIQAAPNLKLPF; this is encoded by the coding sequence ATGAACACTATACAGCGAGAAATTTTTAAAGCCTATGACATCCGCGGCATCGTCGGGAAGACACTAACCTCCTGCGTCGTTGAAGCCATAGGACACGCCATCGGTTCTGAAGCTATTGCACGCAATCAGCACACCATCGTGATTGGCCGCGACGGCCGCCTGTCCGGCCCGCAACTGAGTCAAGCACTTGCACGCGGCATCCAAAAAAGTGGCATTGACGTCATCGACATCGGCTGTGTGACAACGCCGATGGCCTATTTCGCCGCTTTCCATCTAAACACCGATTGTTGCGTGGTGCTGACCGGCAGCCACAACCCGCCCGACTACAACGGTTTAAAAATCGTACTGGCTGGCGAGACGTTATTCGGTGAGGCGATACAGGCGTTGCGCTGCCGCATCGAACAAAACGATTTAACAGCAGGCTGCGGCAGTTACAGCCTGCAAGACATCAGCGCTGCTTATCTCAGCCGCATCGCCTGTGACGTTAAACCGGCGCGACCGATGAAGCTTACCGTCGACTGCGGCAACGGTGTGGCGGGGGCGTATGCCGCCGAGCTTTACCGCCAACTGGGCTGCGAGGTCGTGGAACTGTATTGCGAAGTGGATGGCCATTTCCCCAACCACCATCCCGATCCGTCTATACCCGAAAATCTGCAAGACCTCATTGCTGCCGTCAAATCCAACGGCAGCGAACTGGGGCTTGCATTCGACGGCGATGGCGATCGCCTGGGCGTAGTCACACGGACCGGTGACATCATCTATCCAGATCGTCAGCTGATGTTGTTTGCCGCCGATATGTTAAGCCGCAATCAGGGCGCGACCGTCATCTTCGATATCAAATCGACCCGCCATCTGTTCGACTGGGTAAGATCGCACGGCGGCGTGCCTATCATCTGGAAAACCGGCCATTCGCTAATCAAGGCGAAGATGCGTGAAACCGGCGCCCAGCTTGCGGGTGAAATGACCGGTCACCTGTTCTTTCAAGAACGCTGGTATGGCTTCGATGACGGACTCTATGCGGGCGCACGACTTTTGGAAATCTTAAGCAATGGCGCAGATCCTTCCGCTGTCCTTAACGCGCTGCCCGATTCATGCAGCACGCCTGAACTGCACATCAAGACGCGGGAAGGTGAAAATCATGCACTGCTGGCTGAACTAAATAAAAACGCCCGTTTCACCGATGCGCTGGAGATCATCACGATAGACGGGCTGCGCGTCGAGTATAAAGACGGCTTCGGCTTAGCGAGAGCCTCCAATACCACACCCGCCATCGTGTTGCGCTTCGAGGCCGAAACAGAATCCGCACTGCTGCGCATTCAGCACGAATTCCGCCGCCTGCTTATTCAGGCCGCGCCCAATCTAAAATTGCCGTTCTAA
- a CDS encoding O-succinylhomoserine sulfhydrylase: protein MNEENYQPETLAIRAGTVRSQFGEHSEAMFLTSSFVFDSAAQAAARFIGEEPGNIYARFTNPTVTMFEERLAALEGAEQCVATASGMSAILACVMGLLKAGDHIVASRSLFGSTVNLFNNVIKKFGVETTYVSATDVTEWQAAVRPNTRLFFLETPSNPLTEISDIKAISQVAKGCGALLAVDNCFCTPILQRPLELGADVVIHSATKYLDGQGRVLGGAVLGSRKNMEGVYGFLRTTGPTMSAFNAWVFLKGMETLKIRMDAHSASALQLASWLEAQPNVSRVFYPGLPSHPQHELAMRQQKTGGGIVAFEVAGGKEAAWRVIDNTKLLSITANLGDTRTTICHSASTTHARISPEARAAAGISDGLIRIAVGLEAIVDIQNDLARGLNV, encoded by the coding sequence ATGAACGAAGAAAACTATCAGCCTGAAACGCTGGCCATCAGAGCCGGAACCGTGCGCAGCCAGTTTGGTGAGCATTCCGAGGCAATGTTTTTAACGTCCAGCTTCGTATTCGACAGCGCGGCTCAGGCCGCCGCGCGTTTCATCGGCGAGGAGCCGGGCAATATTTACGCGCGCTTCACGAATCCGACGGTCACCATGTTCGAAGAACGGCTGGCAGCGCTGGAGGGAGCAGAACAGTGCGTTGCCACAGCCTCTGGTATGTCTGCGATCCTTGCGTGTGTGATGGGCCTGTTGAAGGCCGGCGATCACATCGTCGCCTCACGAAGCCTGTTCGGCTCGACCGTCAATCTGTTTAACAACGTCATCAAAAAATTCGGCGTCGAGACGACCTATGTTTCGGCAACCGATGTGACCGAATGGCAGGCAGCGGTGCGTCCGAATACCCGGTTGTTCTTTCTCGAAACGCCGTCCAATCCGCTGACGGAAATTTCCGATATCAAAGCGATTTCACAAGTGGCCAAGGGCTGCGGCGCGCTGCTGGCGGTGGATAATTGTTTCTGTACACCGATCTTGCAGCGCCCGCTTGAGCTGGGCGCTGATGTTGTGATTCATTCAGCGACTAAATATCTGGACGGACAGGGGCGTGTGCTGGGCGGCGCGGTGCTGGGCAGTCGCAAGAACATGGAAGGGGTGTACGGATTTTTGCGCACAACGGGTCCGACCATGAGTGCGTTTAACGCCTGGGTTTTCTTAAAGGGCATGGAAACACTCAAGATTCGTATGGATGCGCATTCGGCATCCGCCTTGCAGCTGGCAAGCTGGCTCGAAGCGCAGCCCAATGTGTCGCGGGTTTTTTATCCCGGACTGCCTTCGCATCCTCAGCATGAATTAGCGATGCGCCAGCAGAAAACAGGCGGCGGCATCGTCGCCTTCGAGGTCGCGGGAGGCAAGGAGGCGGCATGGCGCGTGATCGACAATACCAAACTGCTGTCGATTACCGCCAATCTGGGCGATACCCGTACCACCATCTGTCATTCGGCCAGTACGACCCATGCCCGCATTAGTCCTGAGGCGCGTGCCGCTGCGGGTATATCAGATGGACTGATACGCATCGCGGTGGGATTAGAGGCGATCGTCGACATCCAAAACGATCTGGCGCGCGGCTTAAACGTCTGA
- a CDS encoding diguanylate cyclase domain-containing protein yields the protein MSDNSVLSVKILAVEDDTGDYGLIRVYLRMAGYIQNIVPDPVTWVTTLAQAEQQVVLDRPDIILLDLSLPDSFGISTVKRMRMLLPTVPIIVLSGNNDNDIALAALEEGAQDYVIKGQYEHNALGKAISHALIRAKLEAKLIESEFRWKFAIEGSGDGLWDWDVAQNIVFYSERWKQMLGYAENEVGNGLDEWEMRIHPDDKAGTLASVQAYLTGKSSSYLSEHRVLSKDGDYKWILDRGMVVARDAEGHPIRLIGTHTDITERKRMEDQVRQLAFYDPLTQLPNRRLLNDRLSRAMSAGKRSGGYGALMFLDLDNFKPINDTHDHILTIEAANRLRACVREIDTVARFCGDEFVVMLSELDTNEQASTIEATRVAEKILACLSTPYQLTVKHEGQPDTEVEYHCTTSIGLVLFLGHEICQDDIIICANAAMYQARHAGRNTIRFYQAE from the coding sequence ATGAGTGACAACTCCGTCTTGAGTGTAAAAATTCTCGCCGTTGAAGACGATACCGGTGACTATGGATTGATACGGGTCTACCTGCGCATGGCAGGTTATATCCAGAATATCGTTCCTGATCCGGTGACCTGGGTGACGACCTTAGCACAGGCTGAACAGCAGGTCGTGCTCGACCGGCCCGATATCATCCTGCTCGATCTGAGTCTGCCCGATTCATTCGGCATCAGCACGGTTAAACGCATGCGCATGCTGTTGCCCACCGTGCCTATCATCGTACTGTCCGGTAATAACGACAACGATATTGCGCTTGCCGCCTTAGAAGAAGGGGCACAGGACTATGTCATTAAGGGACAATACGAACACAATGCCCTCGGCAAGGCCATTTCACACGCACTGATACGCGCAAAACTGGAAGCCAAACTGATTGAAAGTGAATTTCGCTGGAAATTCGCCATTGAAGGTTCAGGGGACGGCCTGTGGGATTGGGACGTCGCACAAAACATCGTATTCTATTCCGAACGCTGGAAACAGATGCTAGGCTACGCCGAAAACGAAGTTGGCAACGGTCTGGATGAATGGGAGATGCGTATCCACCCCGATGACAAAGCTGGCACCCTCGCATCCGTTCAAGCCTATCTCACAGGAAAATCCTCCAGCTATCTGAGCGAGCACCGCGTACTCAGTAAAGATGGCGATTATAAATGGATACTGGATCGCGGCATGGTAGTCGCACGTGACGCGGAGGGGCATCCGATACGACTGATCGGCACGCACACCGACATTACCGAACGCAAACGAATGGAAGATCAGGTCAGACAATTGGCCTTCTACGACCCGCTGACCCAGCTTCCCAACCGTCGTCTGCTCAATGACAGACTCAGCCGGGCCATGTCGGCCGGAAAACGCAGCGGCGGCTATGGCGCGTTAATGTTCCTCGACTTGGATAATTTCAAGCCCATCAACGACACCCATGATCACATACTGACAATAGAAGCCGCAAACCGTTTGCGGGCCTGTGTGCGGGAAATAGATACGGTGGCCCGTTTCTGTGGCGATGAGTTTGTCGTCATGCTCAGCGAACTGGATACGAACGAACAGGCCTCGACTATCGAAGCGACCCGCGTTGCGGAAAAAATTCTCGCCTGCCTGTCCACACCGTATCAGTTGACCGTCAAACACGAGGGGCAGCCTGACACAGAGGTAGAATATCATTGCACGACCAGTATCGGTCTGGTTCTTTTTCTAGGCCATGAAATCTGCCAAGATGACATCATCATCTGCGCCAATGCGGCGATGTATCAGGCTAGGCATGCAGGACGAAATACCATTCGCTTTTACCAAGCGGAATAA
- the alaS gene encoding alanine--tRNA ligase, giving the protein MKSSEIRQQFLDFFASKGHAIVASSSLVPHDDPTLLFTNAGMNQFKDVFLGFDKRPYVRAASSQKCVRAGGKHNDLENVGYTARHHTFFEMLGNFSFGDYFKRDAISFAWELLTEVFKLPKERLYVTVYAEDDEAYDIWTKEMGLEASRVIRIGDNKGARYASDNFWMMGDTGPCGPCTEIFYDHGEHISGGLPGTPEEDGDRFIEIWNNVFMQFNRDEAGVMHPLPKPSVDTGMGLERISAVLQHVHANYEIDLFQALINAAARETNCSDMDSPSLKVLADHIRACSFLIADGVIPGNEGRGFVLRRIIRRAIRHGYKLGAREAFFYKLVPDLVAQMGVAYPELTAAQDRVKGVLKLEEERFFATIENGMAILEADLLAMKQAGNTVFNGETAFKLHDTFGFPVDLTADVCREHGVTVDVAAFDAAMAQQKQQARAAGKFKMAANLEYEGPATLFHGYETLEHAGCVLALYKDGVSVGELNEGDTGVVVLDNTPFYAESGGQTGDSGELRGSHGIFAVEDTQKIQAAVFGHHGVLKTGKLLVGNGVQARVNMAARRATERNHSVTHLMHKALREVLGAHVQQKGSQVDADKTRFDFVHSQPVTDSEVLRVEFIVNAEILSNAASQSRVMGIEDAQQTGAMMLFGEKYGDEVRVLNIGSSIELCGGTHVARTGDIGLFKIVSESGVAAGVRRIEAVTGEGALDLIQMQQRQLRAVADAVKAQPHEAAGRIAQLLDHQKSLEKELTALKSKLASAQGDELVAQAQDINGVKVLAALLPGADAAILRETLDKLKDKLKSAVILLASVTDGKVALIAGVTADQTAKVKAGELVNMAAQKVGGKGGGRPDMAQAGGTQPEHLAAALASVTDWVRNKL; this is encoded by the coding sequence ATGAAAAGCAGTGAAATCCGCCAGCAGTTTTTAGACTTTTTCGCCTCAAAAGGCCATGCGATCGTCGCCTCCAGCTCGCTGGTGCCGCATGATGATCCTACCCTGTTGTTCACCAACGCGGGAATGAACCAGTTTAAAGACGTATTTTTAGGCTTTGATAAGCGTCCCTATGTGCGCGCGGCATCCAGCCAGAAATGCGTCAGAGCAGGCGGTAAGCACAACGACTTGGAAAACGTCGGCTATACCGCACGACACCATACTTTTTTCGAAATGCTGGGCAATTTTAGCTTCGGCGATTATTTCAAGCGCGATGCGATTTCTTTTGCGTGGGAATTGCTCACCGAGGTATTCAAACTGCCTAAAGAGCGTCTTTACGTCACGGTGTATGCCGAGGACGACGAGGCTTACGATATCTGGACCAAAGAGATGGGGCTCGAAGCTTCCCGCGTCATTCGTATCGGCGACAACAAAGGCGCGCGCTACGCATCGGATAATTTCTGGATGATGGGCGATACCGGCCCTTGCGGCCCTTGTACCGAGATTTTCTACGATCACGGCGAACATATTTCTGGCGGGCTGCCCGGTACACCGGAAGAAGATGGTGACCGTTTCATCGAAATCTGGAATAACGTCTTTATGCAGTTCAATCGCGATGAGGCGGGCGTGATGCATCCGCTGCCTAAACCGTCGGTCGATACCGGTATGGGGCTGGAACGTATTTCGGCGGTGTTGCAGCATGTGCATGCTAACTATGAAATTGACCTGTTTCAGGCACTGATCAATGCTGCAGCGCGTGAGACGAATTGCAGCGATATGGATTCGCCTTCCCTGAAAGTGCTGGCCGATCACATCCGTGCCTGTTCGTTCCTGATTGCAGACGGCGTGATTCCCGGCAATGAAGGTCGCGGTTTCGTGCTGCGCCGTATCATCCGTCGGGCGATTCGTCACGGCTATAAGCTGGGCGCGCGCGAGGCATTTTTCTACAAGCTGGTGCCGGATCTGGTTGCACAAATGGGGGTGGCCTATCCTGAACTTACTGCGGCTCAGGATCGCGTGAAGGGCGTATTGAAACTGGAAGAAGAGCGCTTCTTTGCCACCATCGAAAACGGCATGGCGATCTTAGAAGCTGATTTACTTGCGATGAAACAGGCCGGCAACACCGTCTTTAACGGGGAAACGGCTTTCAAACTGCATGATACCTTCGGTTTTCCAGTCGATTTGACCGCAGACGTATGCCGCGAACACGGCGTGACCGTCGATGTCGCCGCCTTCGATGCCGCAATGGCGCAGCAAAAACAACAGGCGCGTGCGGCTGGCAAATTCAAGATGGCGGCTAATCTTGAATATGAAGGGCCTGCGACGCTGTTTCATGGTTATGAGACCCTCGAACATGCAGGCTGCGTACTGGCGCTGTATAAAGACGGTGTGTCGGTTGGCGAACTCAATGAGGGCGACACCGGTGTCGTCGTGCTGGATAACACCCCTTTCTACGCCGAGTCAGGCGGTCAGACGGGCGACTCGGGCGAGTTGCGCGGTTCGCACGGCATCTTCGCGGTGGAAGATACGCAAAAAATTCAGGCTGCGGTGTTCGGTCACCACGGTGTGTTAAAAACAGGAAAACTGCTGGTCGGTAATGGCGTTCAGGCGCGCGTGAACATGGCGGCGCGCCGTGCGACGGAGCGTAATCACTCGGTGACCCATCTGATGCATAAAGCATTAAGGGAGGTGCTGGGCGCTCATGTGCAGCAGAAGGGGTCGCAAGTCGATGCGGATAAAACGCGCTTCGACTTTGTGCACAGCCAGCCGGTGACGGATAGCGAAGTTTTAAGGGTCGAGTTCATCGTCAATGCGGAGATACTCTCCAATGCGGCGAGCCAGTCACGCGTAATGGGGATAGAAGATGCGCAGCAGACCGGCGCGATGATGCTGTTCGGCGAGAAATACGGCGATGAAGTGCGTGTGCTGAATATCGGTAGCTCGATTGAGCTGTGCGGCGGTACGCACGTTGCACGTACGGGGGATATCGGGCTGTTCAAGATTGTCAGTGAAAGCGGTGTTGCGGCAGGGGTTCGTCGTATTGAGGCGGTCACCGGTGAGGGGGCACTCGATCTGATCCAGATGCAGCAGCGCCAGTTGCGCGCGGTTGCGGATGCGGTGAAGGCGCAGCCTCATGAGGCTGCAGGCCGTATTGCGCAATTGCTCGATCACCAGAAGTCGCTTGAAAAAGAATTGACTGCGCTCAAATCCAAGCTGGCCTCGGCTCAGGGTGACGAACTGGTGGCTCAGGCACAGGATATTAACGGCGTCAAAGTACTGGCCGCCTTATTGCCGGGGGCGGATGCGGCGATCTTGCGCGAGACACTGGACAAGTTGAAGGATAAGCTCAAATCGGCTGTCATTTTGCTGGCGTCGGTGACTGACGGTAAGGTCGCGTTGATTGCGGGTGTCACGGCAGATCAGACGGCCAAGGTGAAAGCCGGCGAACTGGTGAATATGGCAGCACAGAAAGTCGGCGGTAAAGGCGGCGGCAGGCCGGACATGGCGCAGGCGGGTGGCACGCAACCGGAGCATCTAGCCGCTGCGCTGGCTTCTGTCACGGACTGGGTTCGCAACAAGTTATAG
- the pncC gene encoding nicotinamide-nucleotide amidase, with amino-acid sequence MDVLAAQVGGLLKSHGVMLATAESCTGGGVAQAITEIAGSSAWFERGFVTYSNLSKQQMLGVEAATLEQYGAVSDAVVREMVAGALRYSAAQLALAVSGIAGPDGGTPDKPVGTVWFAWGIKNSVMQTQRYQLAGNRSEVRAQAVRIALQGVIDMLNQRTETA; translated from the coding sequence ATGGATGTGTTAGCCGCTCAGGTCGGCGGATTGCTTAAATCGCATGGTGTGATGCTGGCGACAGCTGAATCCTGTACTGGCGGCGGTGTCGCTCAGGCGATCACCGAAATCGCCGGCAGCTCGGCTTGGTTCGAGCGCGGATTTGTGACCTATTCAAATTTATCCAAGCAGCAGATGCTCGGCGTTGAAGCCGCTACGCTTGAACAATACGGTGCCGTATCTGACGCAGTGGTGCGCGAGATGGTTGCAGGAGCGCTGCGGTACAGTGCTGCGCAGCTGGCCTTAGCCGTCAGCGGTATCGCGGGGCCTGATGGCGGTACGCCTGACAAACCGGTCGGTACCGTGTGGTTTGCATGGGGAATAAAAAATTCAGTAATGCAGACGCAGCGGTATCAACTCGCAGGTAACCGCAGCGAAGTCCGCGCACAAGCGGTGCGTATCGCCCTGCAAGGGGTGATCGATATGCTGAATCAACGTACCGAGACGGCATAA
- the purF gene encoding amidophosphoribosyltransferase: MCGILGVVSYSPANQLLYDGLQVLQHRGQDAAGIATMDGDTIHLHKGNGLVRDVFRTRNMRALQGNTGIAHVRYPTAGSAVDHNEAQPFYVNSPFGIVLGHNGNLTNAEELKKQLFVQDLRHVNTNSDSEVLLNVLAHELQSKSKGLRLDADSIFAAVSGVHQRCRGAYAVVAIIAGYGLLAFRDIYGIRPLVIGVNETPEGNEYLIASESVALDTLGFKFLRDVAPGEAVFVDFQGRLYTRQCSDNAQLSPCIFEYVYFSRPDSVIDGISVHESRLYMGEYLADKLARIWPDVKIDVVIPIPDSSRPSALQLANRLNILFREGFVKNRYIGRTFIMPGQAMRKKSVRQKLNAIGLEFKGKNVLLVDDSIVRGTTSREIVQMARDAGALKVYFASAAPPVRYPNVYGIDMPSRAELIATGRTDEEICREIGADALIYQDLEDLKSSVRKANPAIAEFEASCFDGIYITGDITPAYLDKVERGRSAGKANKSADDDQMELELAMSASSM, translated from the coding sequence ATGTGTGGCATTCTCGGAGTGGTTTCGTATTCGCCTGCCAATCAGCTTTTGTATGATGGTTTGCAAGTTTTGCAGCATCGTGGTCAGGATGCTGCCGGTATTGCAACGATGGATGGCGATACGATCCATTTGCATAAGGGCAATGGACTGGTACGCGATGTGTTCCGCACCCGCAATATGCGGGCGCTGCAGGGAAATACCGGCATTGCACATGTCCGATACCCGACAGCCGGTTCTGCGGTAGATCACAACGAGGCGCAGCCGTTTTATGTGAATTCCCCATTTGGTATTGTATTGGGACACAATGGAAATCTGACTAACGCCGAAGAGTTGAAGAAGCAGCTTTTTGTACAGGATTTGCGTCACGTCAACACCAATTCAGACTCCGAAGTGCTGCTCAACGTGTTGGCACATGAGTTGCAGTCAAAATCCAAGGGATTGCGTCTGGATGCGGACAGTATTTTTGCCGCTGTGTCGGGTGTGCATCAACGTTGTCGAGGTGCCTATGCGGTGGTTGCCATCATCGCAGGCTATGGTTTGCTGGCGTTTCGCGATATTTACGGCATTCGCCCGCTGGTGATCGGTGTCAATGAGACGCCCGAAGGTAATGAGTATTTGATCGCATCGGAGAGCGTTGCGCTCGATACGCTGGGTTTTAAATTTCTGCGCGATGTCGCACCCGGTGAGGCTGTGTTTGTCGACTTCCAGGGTCGTCTATACACGCGTCAGTGCAGTGATAATGCACAGTTAAGCCCGTGTATTTTTGAATACGTGTATTTTTCGCGTCCGGATTCGGTCATCGACGGCATTTCAGTGCATGAGTCGCGCCTGTACATGGGGGAATATCTGGCGGATAAACTGGCGCGTATCTGGCCGGATGTCAAAATCGACGTGGTCATCCCGATTCCCGATTCGAGCCGTCCTAGCGCGCTGCAACTGGCGAACCGCCTGAATATTCTGTTCCGCGAAGGATTTGTCAAGAATCGCTATATCGGCCGTACCTTTATCATGCCGGGACAGGCGATGCGCAAGAAGTCGGTGCGCCAGAAGCTTAACGCGATCGGTCTGGAGTTCAAGGGCAAGAATGTGTTGCTGGTGGACGATTCCATCGTGCGCGGCACAACCAGTCGCGAGATTGTTCAGATGGCGCGCGATGCCGGTGCGCTGAAGGTGTATTTCGCATCCGCTGCGCCACCGGTACGCTACCCTAACGTCTATGGTATCGATATGCCCAGTCGCGCGGAGCTGATTGCAACGGGCCGTACCGATGAGGAAATCTGCCGTGAGATCGGCGCCGATGCGTTAATCTATCAGGATCTGGAAGATTTGAAATCCTCGGTGCGCAAGGCCAATCCGGCTATCGCCGAGTTTGAAGCCTCCTGTTTTGACGGTATTTATATTACGGGAGATATTACCCCGGCTTATCTTGATAAAGTCGAGCGAGGACGTTCGGCTGGCAAAGCCAATAAATCGGCGGACGACGATCAGATGGAGCTGGAGCTGGCGATGAGTGCTTCATCGATGTGA